TCTGGCTGATCCCGTTCGCGTGGGCCACGGTCACTGCCTTCAAGTCCGAAGCGGATGCGTCGGCGTCCAAGGTCAGCTGGTTTCCGCCGTCGGGATTTACCTTCGATGCCTTCGTCAATGTGTTCCAAGCCGGGAACATCCCGCTCTGGACGTGGAACTCGCTCTACACCTCCGCGGCCATCACGGCAATCACACTGGTGATCTCGGCTCTCATGGCCTACGCACTCTCCAGGATCGAGTTCAAAGGCAAGAAGGTCCTGATGGTCGTGATCATCGCAGCCATCATTGTCCCGCCACCCGTGCTGATGATTCCGCTCTTCTACCAAATGCTCGCGTTCAAAATGATCGATACCTCATGGGCCATCATCCTGCCGCAGGTGATCCATCCCGCCATGGTGTTTGTCCTCAAAAAGTTCTTCGACCAGATCCCGCATGAACTGGAAGAAGCTGCAGTGATGGACGGCGCCAGTCGCCTCCGGATCTTCCTGCAGATCATCCTGCCGTTGTCCCGGCCCATCCTGGCCGCCGTCGCGATCTTCGTGTTCATCGGTGCGTGGAACAACTTCCTGTGGCCCTTCATCTCCACCAACGACGACTCCCTGCTGACCCTCCCCGTAGGCCTGCAAACCATCAAGAGTGCTTACGGCGTCCAGTACGCACAGAACATGGCGTCCGCTTTGTTGGCCGCTTTGCCGCTCATCGTCGTCTTCCTGTTCTTCCAACGCCAGATCATCAAGGGCGTCGCGACGACGGGACTCGCCGGAACCTGATCCGGCACCTTCGCCTACCAACTGTTTGAGAACACAACCAAGGAGATACATGTCCCGCGCACGCATCACCCTCGATCGCGATTTCACCATCGGCGAGGTACCCCGACGCCTCTTCGGCTCCTTCGTGGAACACATGGGCCGCTGTGTGTACAGCGGCATCTACGAACCCGGACACCCTGAGGCCGACGAGAACGGCTTCCGCCAGGACGTCCTGAAGCTGGTCAAGGAACTTGGCGCCACTGTTATCCGGTACCCCGGCGGCAACTTCGTCTCCGGCTATAACTGGGAGGACGGGATCGGCCCCCGCGAAACCAGGCCCCGCCGCCTGGACGGTGCCTGGCACACGGTGGAAACGAATGCTTTCGGCCTTCACGAGTTCGTGGACTGGTCCAAGCAAGCCGGTACGGAAATCATGGAAGCCATCAACCTGGGCACCAGGGGAGTGGATGCTGCCCGCGAGATCGTGGAGTACGCCAACCACCCTGGCGGGAGCTACTGGTCCGATCTGCGCGCCAAGAACGGCCACAAGGACCCGTTCGATATCAAGCTGTGGTGCCTGGGCAACGAAATGGACGGCCCGTGGCAGATCGGCCACAAGACCGCCGAGGAGTATGGGCGACTTGCCCAGGAAGCGGCCAAGGCCATGCGCTTCGTGGACCCCGACATTGAGCTTGTTGCGTGCGGCAGCTCCAACTCCCGGATGCCCACGTTCGGTGCCTGGGAGCAGACGGTCCTCACCCACACCTACGACGAGGTGGATTACGTTTCCCTCCATGCCTACTACTACGAGCACGAAGGTGATGTTGGCAGCTTCCTGGCATCCGCCGTCGATACCGACTACTTCATCGAGTCAGTGATCGCCACCGCGGACGCCGTGCGGGCCAAGGGCAAGCACAAGAAACACATCAACCTGTCCTTCGACGAATGGAACGTCTGGTACCAGCGCGGCCTGGACACTGAGGACCAGCCTCACAACGTGATCAAGGCGGGCTGGCGCGAGCACCCGCGCATCAT
This genomic stretch from Micrococcaceae bacterium Sec5.1 harbors:
- a CDS encoding alpha-N-arabinofuranosidase, which encodes MSRARITLDRDFTIGEVPRRLFGSFVEHMGRCVYSGIYEPGHPEADENGFRQDVLKLVKELGATVIRYPGGNFVSGYNWEDGIGPRETRPRRLDGAWHTVETNAFGLHEFVDWSKQAGTEIMEAINLGTRGVDAAREIVEYANHPGGSYWSDLRAKNGHKDPFDIKLWCLGNEMDGPWQIGHKTAEEYGRLAQEAAKAMRFVDPDIELVACGSSNSRMPTFGAWEQTVLTHTYDEVDYVSLHAYYYEHEGDVGSFLASAVDTDYFIESVIATADAVRAKGKHKKHINLSFDEWNVWYQRGLDTEDQPHNVIKAGWREHPRIIEDKYNVTDAVVVGTLLNSLLRHGDRVKIANQAQLVNVIAPILSEENGPAWKQTIFHPFARMAELAKGQILRLSVDSDKYSNNRFGDTDLVDVSATWNEETGRLALFFANRGLEEAADVEVALRGFDARQVLRAEVLEIPEGGDRFTTNTQDQQGRVGLKPLEGVKATGSELRLTLPALSWAVVELEVVKA
- a CDS encoding carbohydrate ABC transporter permease codes for the protein MATPTLTRSTPAAPTTALKIRQPRKRLTVGRVAAVVVAALIAVLWLIPFAWATVTAFKSEADASASKVSWFPPSGFTFDAFVNVFQAGNIPLWTWNSLYTSAAITAITLVISALMAYALSRIEFKGKKVLMVVIIAAIIVPPPVLMIPLFYQMLAFKMIDTSWAIILPQVIHPAMVFVLKKFFDQIPHELEEAAVMDGASRLRIFLQIILPLSRPILAAVAIFVFIGAWNNFLWPFISTNDDSLLTLPVGLQTIKSAYGVQYAQNMASALLAALPLIVVFLFFQRQIIKGVATTGLAGT